From Cryobacterium sp. GrIS_2_6:
CCGCGGAGACCGTGAGTGACCGTGCCGGCTCAAAAAGCGGGAGCAGGGTATCGGTCACCCTCCCCATTGTGCCAGCCGCGACCGCCGTTCCCGCCCAACGGATCCGTCGAATTGGTTGGGGCGCAGGGTGGGAACGATGGGGCGGCAGGGGAGGGGCAGTGCGGGCGTGAACCCCATTCACAGGAGCGCCAAGGCCCCCGCATAGGCTTTTCATAGAAAGCTCGCGATACTGAGATCTATGAGCACACGTGAAACTGACCACTCGACCCGCGGGCCGCGTCTCCACAAAGCCGACGGAAGCCCCATTCGAGTGCTCGTCGTCGACGACGAACCCACGCTCACAGATTTACTCTCGATGGCCCTCCGTTACGAGGGTTGGGAGGTGCGCACCGCCGGCGAGGGACGCCAGGCGCTGACCGTCGCGCGCGAGTTCCGGCCGGATGCGATCGTGCTCGACATCATGCTTCCCGACATCGACGGCCTCCAGGTGCTGCAGCGCGTGCGCGCCGACGGCTATGAGACTCCCGTGCTCTTCCTGACCGCGAAGGATTCCCTCGACGACCGCATCGCCGGCCTCACCGCGGGCGGCGACGACTATGTCACCAAGCCGTTCAGCCTCGAAGAGGTCGTCGCCCGGCTGCGCGGCCTGATCCGCCGCTCGACACTGGCCGTGTCCGACTCCGTCGACCCGCGCATCTCCGTCGGTGACCTCACCCTCGACGAGGACAGTTACGAGGTCTCCCGGGCCGGCGACGCCATCGAGCTCACCGCGACCGAATTCGAACTGCTCCGTTTCCTGATGCGCAACCCTCGCCGCGTGCTGAGCAAGGCCCAGATCCTCGACCGGGTCTGGAGCTATGACTTCGGCGGCAAGTCCTCCGTCGTCGAGATCTACATTTCCTACCTGCGGAAGAAGATCGATGCGGGACGCGAGCCGATGATCCACACCGTGCGCGGTGCGGGGTACATGCTGAAAACCGCGTGATGACGCCGACCAACCGGCCGGATGCGCTCGACCCGGCTGACGCGGTTGACGCGGCTGACCCGGCTGACACGGCTGACTCGGCTGACCCGGCTGACCCGGCTGACACGGCTGACTCGGCCGACCGGACTGATCCGCACGACCCGGCCGGCTCGGCCGCACGACCCGGCCGGCAGCATCCGTCACGTCGACCGCAGTGGCTCCGCCGCCCGCGGTGGCTGCGGCGCCCGCTCTGGCTGCGATCCGGACGTGCCCCCTGGACCCTCCGCCGCCGGCTCGTACTCGCCGTCGTCGGGTTTCTCGCCCTCGTGAGCATCTCGATCGGTGTCGTGAGTGTCACGGTGCTGCGCGCCAACCTGCTCGCGGGCCTCGACCAGCAGGTGAGCTCCGCCGCCGAACGGTCGCACTCGATGCTCGAGGGCCGCCGCGACAACGACCTCGGCACCGGTGCCGCGCTTCCGTTGTTCACGCCCTCCGCGAGCGTCATCCTCAACGGCCCTGGCCAGCCGGGCACGCTCGCCCTCGTCTTCTACGACTCCACGCTCACGGCCGGCTACACCGACGACACCGGCACGATCGTCGCACTCACGGCCCACCAGGTCGACCTCCTCGTGCAGAAGGCCGACATCCTCGCGAGCCAGACCCGAACCGCGCTGCCCGTCACCGTCGACCTCGGCGGCGATGTCGGCAACTACCGGATCCTCGCAAGTTCGAGCCGCAGCGGCACCCTCTCGATCGTCGGCCTCCCGCTCACCACGGTCGACGGCACCGCGACACAGCTCGCCATGATCATCGGTGTCGTCTCCCTCGTCGGCATCATCGTCGTCGCGATCCTCGCGATGTGGATCGTGCGCCTCGCCCTCCGCCCGCTGCAGCGCGTCACGGCAACGGCCGCCCGCGTCTCCGAGCTCCCGCTCGACCGCGGCGAGGTCAGCCTCGTCGACCGGGTCCCCGCCGCAGACACCGACCCCCGTACCGAGGTCGGCCAGGTCGGCTCCGCGCTCAACCGCATGCTCGACCACGTCGACCTCGCCCTCGAGACCCGTCAGGCAAGCGAGAACAAGGTGCGGCAGTTCGTCGCGGATGCGAGCCACGAGCTCCGCACGCCCCTCGCCTCGATCCGAGGTTACTCCGAGCTCACCCGGCGCTCCGGCCAGGAGCTGCCGCCGGATGCCCTGCATGCCCTCAGCCGGATCGAATCCGAGTCCGTACGGATGACCGGGCTCGTCGAGGACCTGCTGCTGCTCGCCCGCCTCGACGAGGGCCGCGAACTGGAACACGGCACCGTCGACCTCACGAGCCTGCTCGTCGACGTCGTCAGCGATGCGCACGCGGCCGGCCGAGACCGGGTGCTCAACCTCGAGCTTCCCGATGAGCCGATCCAGGCCATCGGCGACACGCCCCGGTTGCACCAGGTCTTCACCAACCTGCTCGCGAACGCGCGCATCCACACCCCGCCGGAGACGACCGTCGAGGTCGCGCTGTCCGAGCAGGACGGCCGTGCGATCGTGACCGTGACGGATGACGGCCCCGGAATCCCAGCGAACCTGCAGACGACCCTCTTCGAGCGTTTCGCCCGCGGCGACAGTTCGCGGTTCCGCGGAACCGGAAGCACCGGACTCGGCCTCGCCATCGTCCAGGCTGTCGTGACCGCGCACCAGGGCGAGGTCACGGTGTCGAGCCGGCCGGGCCGCACCGAGTTCCGGGTGTCGCTTCCGCTCGCCTGACCCGCGGCATCCGCCCGCCCGGCAACTGTTGCCGTGACGGACAACTTGTGCCGGGAGACCGGCCACAGTCGTCCGTACGGGCCACAGTTGACTCACGGCGGCCGCGGCGTGGCGCGGGCTACGGGGTGTTGAGCTGGGCGAGGAGCGTGGCGAGCTGGTGCAGGTCGTCCGTCGGCCAGTCGCTCAGGCGCTTGTGCACGATCGCGGTCTCACCGTTCCGTACCGCGTCGAGTTTGGCCCGTGCCAGGTCGGTGACGGCGAGGAACCGGGCGCGGCCGTCGTCCGGGTCGACTTCGGTGCGCACGAGACCGAGCTCGCAGAGCTGCTTCGCCTGGCGGCTGATCACGCTCTTGTCCACATAGAGCGCCGCGGCGACCGCGCTCGAGTGCGTCGGCCCGTAGCGCTCGATGTGGCGCAGGAGCTTGAACGCGAACGGCTGCAGCGACGCGTCGATGAAGAGCGCGGCATCCCGCATGCTCGCCCGGATCAACCCGGCGAGCACGCTCAGCTGCTCCTCGACTTCGGCGATCGCCGTCGCAGACTCCGCGCCCGGTGCGTCATCCCGCTCGTCGGTGTTTGTGGACGCTGTCGGAGTCCCGTGGATCATGGTCACAGACTACTGACTCTGTGCGCGCCGGGCTGGTCGTCCTTCGGCAGGTGAATGACCCCGGTCGGGTTGTTGAGCCCGGCCGGGGCGAGGCCGGCGGATGCCGCGCTCACCTCGATCAGGATGTCTTCCATCTCCTCGACCTCGGTTTCGCGCTCGGCAGCGCGCTCGGCCTTGTCCTCTGCGGCGCGCTTCGCGGCAGTCACGCCGGTGTGCCCGGCCGAAGTGCCGGCCCCGGAACCTTCACGGGCCCTGGAGATGCCTGTCTTCCTCCCCAGGGACGCATTCGGCAGCAGGGTGACCATCACGAGGGTGATAACGGCGAGCGGGATGCCGAGCAGGAAGACCGTGCCGACGCCGGATCCGTACGCGGATTCGACGAGGGTGCGCACCGCGGCCGGGAGGTCCGCGATGCGCGGGATGGCGCCGGAGCCGAGTGCGCTCGCCGCGGCCATCTTGTCGGGGGCGCTGAGCGTGCCGACGCCGTCGGTGATGTGCTGCGCGACCGCCGTTCCGAGCACAGAGCCGAGGACCGAGACGCCGATCGTTCCGCCGAGGCTGCGGAAGAAGGTGACGCTGCTCGTGGCGACGCCGAGGTGTCTGACCTCGATCGAGTTCTGCACGACGAGCACGAGGTTCTGCATCAGCATGCCGAGGCCGGAGCCGAGCACGAACATGTAGACGCCGACGAGCACGAGATCGGTCCGGTAGTCGAGGGTGCCGAGGAGCAGCAGGCCGACGATCACGAGCGCTCCGCCAGAGACCATGATCGCCTTCCACTTGCCCGTGCGGCTGATCAGGGTGCCGAAGGTGACCGAGCAGATCAGGTAGCCGCCCATCATCGGGATGGTCAGCAGGCCGGACTGGGTCGGCGTGGCTCCCCGGGCGAGCTGCATGTACTGGCTGAGGAAGACGGAGGTGCCGAACATGGACACGCCGACCGAGATGCTGGCGATCACCGCGAGGGTGAAGGTGCGGTTGCGGAACAGGGTGAGCGGGATGATCGGCTCGCTGACTTTGAACTCCACGAACACCGCGGCGACGAGCAGGACGACAGCGCCGCCGACCATCAGGAACGAGGGCACGGATGCCCACTCGAACTGGGTGCCGGCGATGGTTACCCAGATCATCAGGAGCGACATGCCCGCAGTGATCAGGATCGCGCCGAGGTAGTCGATCGTGACGACCCGCTTGACCCTGGCCGGGAGGTGCAGGGTGCGCTGCAGCAGGATGATCGCGAGGATCGCGACGGGCAGGGCGATGAAGAAGTTCCAGCGCCAGCCGAAGGCATCCGTCACGACACCGCCGAGGAGCGGACCGCCCACGGTGCCGAGGGCGAGGACAGCGCCGAACAGCCCGGCGTACCGCCCGCGGTCGCGGGGGCTGATGATGTCGGCCATGATGATCTGGCTGAGCGCGGCGAGGCCGCCGGCGCCGAGGCCCTGCAGCACCCGGAAGCTGATCAGGGTGCCGGTGTTCTGCGAGAAGCCGGCGAGTGCGGAACCGAGGACGAACACCACGAGGGAGAGCTGGATGAGCAGCTTGCGGTCGAAGAGGTCGGCGAATTTGCCCCAGATCGGCGTGCTCACGGTCGTCGCGAGCAGGGTCGCCGTGACGACCCAGGTGTATGCGGACTGGTCACCGTGCAGGTCGGAGAGGATGAGCGGCAGCGACGTGCTGACGACGGTGCCGGCGAGGATCGAGACGAACATGCCCATCAGCAGGCCGGAGAGGGCCTCGAGCACCTGCCGCTTCGACATCGGCGTGTCCGAGTCGCGGTGGGGGAGGGGCTGTCGGTCCTGCGAGTTCTGCGGTGGAGCGGTACGAACGGATGAAACGCGAGACATGAAACTCCTGGGCCGTGTAATTGATAAGCGTCAACTATATCTCGATAGTGGACTCAGGTCAACTACTTATGCCGTTCTGCTCACCGGCTGAGGGGCGGATGCCGCGATTTGCGCCGGCCAGCGGCATCCGTTACAGTAAACGAAGCCAAAGACCGCCGGTTGTCGCTGTCCAGTAATGGACGGTGACCGAAGGTTCACTCATGTGAACGGCCCGCGCAGGAATCGAAGTTCAGTTTCAGTTCGCAAGAACTGCTCAGCTCCGGCGCTTGCGCTGGGGCTTTTTTCATGTCTGCGCCCCGGGCTACCGGCACATGAAACCAAGAGGAGCGCCATGGCGAACAAGGAAGCAACGGTCGCCGAGCTGACGGAGAAATTCCAGAGCTCGACCGCCGTTCTGCTCACCGAGTACCGCGGTCTCACTGTTGCGCAGCTCAAGACGCTGCGCGTTTCCATCAGTGCGGACGCCACGTACGCCGTGGTAAAGAACACGCTCACCAAGATTGCGGCCAACAACGCCGGCATCACGTCGTTTGACGACGAACTCGCCGGCCCGTCCGCCATCGCCTTCGTGCACGGAGACCCCGTCGCCGTCGCGAAGACCCTGCGTGCCTTTACCAAGGCAAACCCTCTCCTGGTAGTGAAGGGTGGTTACTTCGACGGTAGCCCGCTCACTGCCGAAGAGGTAGGCAAGCTCGCCGACCTCGAGTCCCGTGAAGTGCTGCTGGCCAAGCTGGCCGGCGCGTTCAAGGCCTCGCTGTTCGGAGCCGCATATCTGTTCAACGCACCGCTTTCGAAGGCTGTTCGCACCATCGAAGCGCTGCGTGAGAAGCAGGAGTCCGCGAACCAGGCATAGGCCTGCTAGCGGTGAGTAACTAAGAAACTATAGGGAGAATAATCATGGCAAAGCTTTCCACCGAAGAATTGCTCGAACAGTTCAAGGGCCTGACCCTCATCGAGCTTTCCGAGTTCGTCAAGGCGTTCGAGGAGACCTTCGAGGTCACCGCAGCAGCCCCCGTCGCCGTCGCCGGTGCCGCTGGCCCCGCCGCCGCCGTTGAAGAGGTCGAAGAGCAGAGCGCCTTCGACGTCATCCTCGAGTCCGTTGGCGACAAGAAGATCCAGGTCATCAAGGTTGTGCGCGAGCTCACCAGCCTGGGCCTCGGCGAGGCCAAGGCCGTTGTCGATGGCGCGCCGAAGGCCGTTCTCGAGGGCGTCACGAAGGAAGCTGCCGAAAAGGGCAAGGCTTCCCTCGAGGCCGCCGGCGCCACCGTCACCCTCAAGTAGTCGGGCCCCCCAGGGGGTTCACTCGAGGTCGACAGGCGTCAGTCGTTCGATTCGCAACACGCAGGGCGTCGCATCCACTGGATGCGGCGCCTTCTGCTGTTTAACCCGACCGGACCCGGGCGCGGGCGGAGGTACATAGCCGGGCTATGGACATAGATAGCCAAGCTATGTACAGTGGAGGAATGCCTTCTGACCTTCCCGCTCTCCTCGGTGACCTGATCACCGTGAACCACCGGCTCACCCGGGTCGCCGCCCACGCCGCGGACAGCCGGGAGTCGCCGGCCGTCTGGCGCACCCTGAGTGTGCTCCGCCAGCTCGGTCCGATCCGCCTCGGCGAGATCGCCGCCCGCAGCCGCATCTCGCAGCCGACCGCCACCAAGCTCGTCGCCCACCTCGTCGAACGCGGCTGGGCCGCCCGCCTCGCCGACCCGCTCGACGCCCGCGTCACGAGCACCGTGATCACTGCTGCCGGCGACGCCGCGCTGTCCGCCTGGCGCAGCGAACTCGCCGAAGCCCTGCTGCCGATGTTCGACGGGCTGGCGGATGCCGAGCTCGCCACGATCCGCAACGCCGTCGACATCCTGCGCGAACGCCTCGACGGCAGCGAGGTTCCCGTGGAGCGGGTACCGGCCGGCGCTCAGCCAGCCATGCCTGCGTCTGCGCCTGCGCCTGGCCGTCCGGCCGGCACTCCGGCCGGAGCCCGCGCGTGAGCCGCGTAACCGCGATGGCGGAACACGGAACCCCCACCGCGACCGACGTGCACGGCCGCCGGGAAGGCGCCGGCAGCATCCTGCACCAGCCGACGGCGGTCTGGGCCGTCGCCTTCGCGTGCGTGATCGCGTTCATGGGCATCGGCCTCGTCGACCCGATCCTGCCTGCGATCGCCCGCGACCTCGCCGCGAGCCCGACCCAGACCGAGATGCTCTTCACGAGCTACCTCGTGATCACCGGGATCGCGATGTTCTTCACGAGCTGGCTGTCGAGCCGGATCGGCGCCAAGCGCACCCTGCTGATCGGCCTCGCGCTCATTGTCGTGTTCGCGCTCGCTGCCGGCCTGTCGCAGAACGTCGAGACCATCATCGGCTTCCGCGCCGGCTGGGGCCTCGGCAACGCCCTCTTCATCTCGACCGCGCTCGCGACCATCGTCGGTGCGGCATCCGGAGGCACCTCCTCGGCGATCATCCTGTACGAGGCGGCCCTCGGGCTCGGCATCGCGATCGGCCCGCTCATCGGCGGGCTGCTCGGCAGCATCAGCTGGCGTGGGCCGTTCTTCGGCAGCGCGGCGCTGATGGCGATCGGTTTCGTCGCGATCATCGTGATGCTGAAGAAGGAGCCGCAGAAGCCGGCGCCGATCCGGCTGTCCGCACCCTTCCGGGCGCTCGCCCGGCCGGGGCTCGGCATCCTCGCGAGCGCGGCCCTGTTCTACAACATCGGCTTCTTCGTGCTGCTCGCGTACACGCCGTTCGCGCTCGTTCCGCTCGGCCTGGGCAGTGCGATCACCCTCGGCCTGGTCTTCTTCGGCTGGGGCATCTCGCTCGCCGTCACCTCTGTCTGGGTCGCCCCGGTCCTGACCAGGCGGATGCGCCGCAGCCGGGTACTCTGGCTCGTGCTGCCCGTGCTCGCCCTCGACCTGGCGGCAGCGGGCGTGCTGATCGGCTCGGCCGCCGGTGTCGTCACGTGCGTCATCGTCGGCGGGCTGCTGCTCGGCGTGCTCAACACCGTGCTCACCGAATCCGTGATGGAGGCGACGGACCT
This genomic window contains:
- a CDS encoding HAMP domain-containing sensor histidine kinase, which translates into the protein MTPTNRPDALDPADAVDAADPADTADSADPADPADTADSADRTDPHDPAGSAARPGRQHPSRRPQWLRRPRWLRRPLWLRSGRAPWTLRRRLVLAVVGFLALVSISIGVVSVTVLRANLLAGLDQQVSSAAERSHSMLEGRRDNDLGTGAALPLFTPSASVILNGPGQPGTLALVFYDSTLTAGYTDDTGTIVALTAHQVDLLVQKADILASQTRTALPVTVDLGGDVGNYRILASSSRSGTLSIVGLPLTTVDGTATQLAMIIGVVSLVGIIVVAILAMWIVRLALRPLQRVTATAARVSELPLDRGEVSLVDRVPAADTDPRTEVGQVGSALNRMLDHVDLALETRQASENKVRQFVADASHELRTPLASIRGYSELTRRSGQELPPDALHALSRIESESVRMTGLVEDLLLLARLDEGRELEHGTVDLTSLLVDVVSDAHAAGRDRVLNLELPDEPIQAIGDTPRLHQVFTNLLANARIHTPPETTVEVALSEQDGRAIVTVTDDGPGIPANLQTTLFERFARGDSSRFRGTGSTGLGLAIVQAVVTAHQGEVTVSSRPGRTEFRVSLPLA
- the rplJ gene encoding 50S ribosomal protein L10; this translates as MANKEATVAELTEKFQSSTAVLLTEYRGLTVAQLKTLRVSISADATYAVVKNTLTKIAANNAGITSFDDELAGPSAIAFVHGDPVAVAKTLRAFTKANPLLVVKGGYFDGSPLTAEEVGKLADLESREVLLAKLAGAFKASLFGAAYLFNAPLSKAVRTIEALREKQESANQA
- a CDS encoding MFS transporter, with translation MAEHGTPTATDVHGRREGAGSILHQPTAVWAVAFACVIAFMGIGLVDPILPAIARDLAASPTQTEMLFTSYLVITGIAMFFTSWLSSRIGAKRTLLIGLALIVVFALAAGLSQNVETIIGFRAGWGLGNALFISTALATIVGAASGGTSSAIILYEAALGLGIAIGPLIGGLLGSISWRGPFFGSAALMAIGFVAIIVMLKKEPQKPAPIRLSAPFRALARPGLGILASAALFYNIGFFVLLAYTPFALVPLGLGSAITLGLVFFGWGISLAVTSVWVAPVLTRRMRRSRVLWLVLPVLALDLAAAGVLIGSAAGVVTCVIVGGLLLGVLNTVLTESVMEATDLPRPVASSAYSGVRFLGGAIAPPAATLLAEFFGPAVPFYAGAASVFVAVAILMLGHRHLARADGAMEDEFEEAEAIGAGDS
- a CDS encoding MarR family transcriptional regulator, which translates into the protein MPSDLPALLGDLITVNHRLTRVAAHAADSRESPAVWRTLSVLRQLGPIRLGEIAARSRISQPTATKLVAHLVERGWAARLADPLDARVTSTVITAAGDAALSAWRSELAEALLPMFDGLADAELATIRNAVDILRERLDGSEVPVERVPAGAQPAMPASAPAPGRPAGTPAGARA
- a CDS encoding MDR family MFS transporter, giving the protein MSKRQVLEALSGLLMGMFVSILAGTVVSTSLPLILSDLHGDQSAYTWVVTATLLATTVSTPIWGKFADLFDRKLLIQLSLVVFVLGSALAGFSQNTGTLISFRVLQGLGAGGLAALSQIIMADIISPRDRGRYAGLFGAVLALGTVGGPLLGGVVTDAFGWRWNFFIALPVAILAIILLQRTLHLPARVKRVVTIDYLGAILITAGMSLLMIWVTIAGTQFEWASVPSFLMVGGAVVLLVAAVFVEFKVSEPIIPLTLFRNRTFTLAVIASISVGVSMFGTSVFLSQYMQLARGATPTQSGLLTIPMMGGYLICSVTFGTLISRTGKWKAIMVSGGALVIVGLLLLGTLDYRTDLVLVGVYMFVLGSGLGMLMQNLVLVVQNSIEVRHLGVATSSVTFFRSLGGTIGVSVLGSVLGTAVAQHITDGVGTLSAPDKMAAASALGSGAIPRIADLPAAVRTLVESAYGSGVGTVFLLGIPLAVITLVMVTLLPNASLGRKTGISRAREGSGAGTSAGHTGVTAAKRAAEDKAERAAERETEVEEMEDILIEVSAASAGLAPAGLNNPTGVIHLPKDDQPGAHRVSSL
- the rplL gene encoding 50S ribosomal protein L7/L12, coding for MAKLSTEELLEQFKGLTLIELSEFVKAFEETFEVTAAAPVAVAGAAGPAAAVEEVEEQSAFDVILESVGDKKIQVIKVVRELTSLGLGEAKAVVDGAPKAVLEGVTKEAAEKGKASLEAAGATVTLK
- a CDS encoding MarR family winged helix-turn-helix transcriptional regulator — its product is MIHGTPTASTNTDERDDAPGAESATAIAEVEEQLSVLAGLIRASMRDAALFIDASLQPFAFKLLRHIERYGPTHSSAVAAALYVDKSVISRQAKQLCELGLVRTEVDPDDGRARFLAVTDLARAKLDAVRNGETAIVHKRLSDWPTDDLHQLATLLAQLNTP
- a CDS encoding response regulator transcription factor codes for the protein MSTRETDHSTRGPRLHKADGSPIRVLVVDDEPTLTDLLSMALRYEGWEVRTAGEGRQALTVAREFRPDAIVLDIMLPDIDGLQVLQRVRADGYETPVLFLTAKDSLDDRIAGLTAGGDDYVTKPFSLEEVVARLRGLIRRSTLAVSDSVDPRISVGDLTLDEDSYEVSRAGDAIELTATEFELLRFLMRNPRRVLSKAQILDRVWSYDFGGKSSVVEIYISYLRKKIDAGREPMIHTVRGAGYMLKTA